One window of the Cherax quadricarinatus isolate ZL_2023a chromosome 1, ASM3850222v1, whole genome shotgun sequence genome contains the following:
- the LOC128690255 gene encoding frizzled-5: MSNSVCLSSFILLVASLAGATEGETAKESRCEEITIPMCRGIGYNNTSMPNQFNHDSQDEAGLEVHQFWPLVEIMCSQDLKFFLCSVYAPICIEDYDKPLPACRSVCERAKSGCAPIMHQYGFGWPERMDCSKLPEYGDSVHLCMDKRNGSAPEKKTTKTVVNLDSQCRGKNSKFCPKTTRQGACQCSCQFPLVKLDATYRQFGKNRNESFKVGEVHDCALPCEGVYFSQDERTFAQFWIATWAILCCVSTLTTITTFLIDMDRFKYPERPIIFLSGCYFMVSVGYIIRLVAGHSEVSCDGEMIIYNYHLVRHNPYGSGLCTTVFLLVYFFGMASSIWWVVLAFTWFLAAGLKWGNEAIAGYSTWFHLAAWLIPTIQSITVLVMAAVDGDSVAGICYVGNQNIENLRGFVLAPLFIYLVLGSCFLLAGFVSLFRIRNVIKQQGRTKTEKLEKLMIRIGVFSVLYTVPATIVIGCYFYEQLYVSNWQDSLVCPCSAHQGQRPDYSVLMLRYFMTLVVGITAGFWIWSGKTLDSWRRFYQRLCPGAHGHTYEYPTRPIKQAAAPSCASFPPPPMSAQGTTHSVASHMGPVNKTLPLSHV, from the coding sequence ATGAGCAACTCAGTATGTTtatcctccttcatcctcctggTGGCCTCGCTGGCGGGGGCCACAGAGGGCGAGACAGCCAAGGAGTCTCGCTGTGAGGAAATAACCATACCCATGTGTCGTGGCATCGGCTACAACAACACCTCCATGCCCAACCAGTTCAACCACGACAGCCAGGACGAGGCAGGGCTGGAGGTGCACCAGTTCTGGCCGCTGGTGGAGATCATGTGCTCCCAGGACCTCAAGTTCTTCCTGTGCTCCGTCTACGCTCCCATCTGTATTGAGGACTACGACAAGCCTCTGCCCGCCTGCAGGAGTGTGTGTGAGCGAGCCAAGTCTGGTTGTGCGCCTATCATGCACCAGTATGGGTTTGGTTGGCCGGAGCGCATGGACTGTTCCAAACTGCCTGAGTATGGCGACTCTGTCCACCTGTGTATGGACAAACGTAACGGTTCAGCGCCAGAGAAAAAAACTACGAAGACTGTGGTGAATTTAGACAGTCAGTGTCGCGGAAAGAATTCCAAATTCTGCCCCAAGACTACCCGCCAGGGGGCGTGTCAGTGCTCCTGTCAGTTCCCACTCGTCAAACTAGACGCCACTTACCGTCAGTTTGGGAAAAACCGCAACGAGTCGTTTAAGGTTGGGGAGGTGCACGACTGTGCACTGCCCTGCGAGGGTGTCTATTTTAGCCAAGACGAGAGAACTTTCGCACAGTTCTGGATCGCCACCTGGGCTATACTGTGTTGTGTCTCCAcgctcaccaccatcacaacattccTCATCGATATGGATCGTTTCAAGTACCCGGAGCGTCCCATCATCTTCCTCAGCGGGTGCTACTTCATGGTTTCCGTAGGCTACATCATCCGGCTGGTGGCTGGTCACTCTGAGGTGTCGTGTGACGGTGAAATGATCATCTATAACTACCACCTGGTGCGTCACAACCCTTACGGCTCCGGTCTCTGCACCACCGTCTTCCTGCTTGTATATTTCTTCGGAATGGCTTCGAGCatctggtgggtggtgctggccTTCACCTGGTTCCTGGCTGCTGGTCTCAAGTGGGGCAATGAAGCCATCGCAGGTTACTCCACCTGGTTCCACCTGGCGGCCTGGCTCATCCCTACCATCCAGAGCATTACTGTACTAGTCATGGCAGCCGTGGACGGAGACTCAGTGGCCGGGATCTGTTACGTGGGCAACCAAAACATCGAGAACCTGCGAGGTTTCGTACTGGCGCCTCTCTTCATCTACCTGGTACTTGGCTCCTGCTTCCTCCTGGCCGGCTTCGTCAGTCTCTTCCGCATCCGCAACGTGATCAAGCAGCAAGGCAGGACCAAGACTGAGAAACTGGAGAAGTTGATGATCAGAATCGGCGTGTTCAGTGTCCTTTACACCGTTCCCGCCACCATCGTCATTGGTTGCTACTTCTACGAGCAGCTGTACGTGTCTAACTGGCAAGACTCACTAGTGTGCCCATGTAGCGCCCACCAGGGGCAGCGGCCAGACTACTCTGTGCTGATGCTGCGCTATTTCATGACGCTGGTCGTGGGCATCACCGCCGGGTTCTGGATCTGGTCGGGCAAGACGCTGGACTCGTGGCGACGGTTCTACCAGCGGCTGTGCCCAGGGGCACACGGGCACACCTATGAGTACCCGACGCGACCCATCAAGCAGGCGGCGGCGCCCTCCtgtgcctccttccctccccctcccatgaGTGCCCAGGGCACTACCCACAGCGTGGCGTCACACATGGGGCCCGTCAACAAGACACTGCCACTGTCGCACGTATga